A window of the Polypterus senegalus isolate Bchr_013 chromosome 4, ASM1683550v1, whole genome shotgun sequence genome harbors these coding sequences:
- the LOC120529023 gene encoding uncharacterized protein LOC120529023 — translation MASFKEDGVDERTVDIKEEECERLTPEDVCVKLEDHEERISVFKEEEECKGVTAAIKAEDLNDFSIGRELQKHETEDIFKQEACEESPSSLQPWSTNTGRLATQENSAELKSELSESEEKITEGNGREGKESPGSVGISLQKNVRFSPPSFCQPSPQYKNKGARKNLIVVLNVVNAFQTAVAFIVMNDWPTCGKPLSCSEC, via the exons atggcctctTTCAAAGAAGATGGTGTGGATGAAAGAacggtggacattaaagaagaggagtGCGAGCGGCTCACaccagaggatgtgtgtgtgaagctggaggatcacgaagaaagaatttcagtttttaaagaggaagaGGAGTGCAAGGGGGTGACTGCTGCCATTAAAGCTGAGGATCTGAATGATTTCTCCATTGGTCGTGAACTTCAAAAACatgaaactgaggatattttcaagcaagaggcctgtgaagaatctccatcTAGTTTACAGCCCTGGTCCACTAATACGGGACGACTGGCTACACAGGAGAATTCTGCAGAGCTGAAGTCAGAGTTatcagagtctgaagagaaaatcacagagggaaatgggagagaaggaaaagagtcacctgggagtgttggaataa GTTTACAGAAGAATGTCCGCTTCTCTCCACCTTCATTTTGTCAGCCCTCTcctcaatacaaaaataaag GTGCAAgaaaaaacctcattgttgtcctaAATGTGGTTAATGCTTTTCAGACAGCAGTGGCCTTCATAGTCATGAATGACTGGCCTACTTGTGGTAAGCCTCTTAGCTGTTCTGAATGTTGA